The following is a genomic window from Penaeus vannamei isolate JL-2024 chromosome 27, ASM4276789v1, whole genome shotgun sequence.
tacagagagagagagagtgagggagagaagggggaggtggatgagacaaagaagaaggaggaggatggaaaggaggaagtggaggaatagaaggaggagcaagagaaggaagaggagcagtagGAGACTGAAgaataggtggaggagaaggagggtaggaggtggacaaggagaaggaggaggaagaggagaatgagggaaggaggtggaagaggaggagggcgaggacaagaggaaggaagaggagttgaaggggaggagaggtggaagagaagaaggaggtggaggtgaaggaggaagaggaatagaaagagaagggaaaagaggaggaggaggagagacaaagagagaagaaggagggaggaggaggggaaatggttAAGGAGGAGAtaccggaggaagaggaggaggacgacatcgaCGACAATGACGTCAACAACAACGAggagaatgaaatggagaaagaggattaagaagaagtggaggagaaaaagctgaaggaagaggaggaagagaaggaagagaaggaggagaagagaagaaagaactcACTTAGAACTCACTAGTATAATAGGGAACGAAATGATAAAGCGATAAACaatactgatttttttcttgaataataaaaaaaaaaaaaaaattacaacggTAAAAGTACACTAAACAAGGGTCCTTATGTTAGTCAAACAGAAAATTAAACACAAATTAAACATTAGATGTGACAGGTGAGCAATTACAGGTATAGATTTACCCATTGGATCTTCTTAGCATCCGGATAAATTTAATAAAGCCCTTAGGGTAATAGGAACCTTTTCCGAACTATCTGATATAAATTGTAATTGTCTCAAAAAAGATAATCAATTTATATCCAGTAAATAATCATAAAGTTTGAAGAAATAGATACACACGTAATAACAGGCATAAATTCTGCATTGAATACTGGGCTGTCCATGCCGGCTACATGGTGCTAAATTTCGAAAGCAATAAGAATATGCATTATCAACATATACaacataaatcaaataaaatcttcattcttCTATACCCCTCATTTCTTCTAATACTCCGCTAGCTTCAGTTTTTTCAGGAACCTCAGTCTCCTCACCGAGCTCTCCTATTGGCTGGCTTCAAGAGCTCCAGCGGCCCCCAGAGCCTCGGCGGTCCCAAGGGCTTCACTGGCTTCGAAGCGTTCCATGAGCTGCTGGGGCGACGTGTCACACTGGTCGTAGACTTGCGAGCAGGTGAAGTCCGGGCTCTGAGACGTCCTGCCGATCCACGCTGCGTAGTCGAAGGGGCCCTTGGGGTTCCCCAGGGTCGTGTAGGCCGGGGCGGACTCGCTTCTGTCAAGGGAAGGGCTGCAGGTGAGGGGCGGCTTAAGGGAAGGTGCTTCAGGAAAGGATTTCGACTTGATAGGGGGTCGTGGGGTGGTGGTCAGAAGGTCGCCACGACTCGAAAGGCATATTGAACAGTtcagtagataggtaaatagataaatggtatataggtagatgaataagtaaaactATAGACTAAGTAGATACTAAGTGTATACgcgtataaatatatggaaatataaacgtttttttcGGGTTTGACTGAATGTTTGTTAGAAAAGAAGAACATGCGTTTGATGCttcaaaaatattaaaaacaagtCGATCCATCTGTACATACGTGTATCAAAGACGAAAATATATAATCCAACGACCACCTACCTGAAGAGCGACATGATAACCTCTCCGTCTTCAGAGAGCTGTTCGGGAGCGTTGCCCGAGAGTCCGCACACGAGCTTCTGGACGCAGCCGTCGCGGTCCATctcgaagacgaaggagaagtagTCGTCCTCCTGGACAGTGAGGGTCGCCGGCTTGACCTCCGTGACGTCAAAGCTCGAAGCCTGGGAAGAAAACATCCGGATTTTAGTTTTAATCGCTGGATTTTATCATGATATTCGATTGGAAATGCGTGTGTTTATCGTCAATGCCACTGGATGAAGAATGGGAAGGTCTAAgttttatcagtatcatgacTGTGACCGTATGATGGCAAGTTTTGTCAGCATCACTCCTACATGGATCAATTATTAGAAAGGTAAAAATCTTTGTATTGGACGCAGACTGGATTTTAAAATCTATGTTATGTATATGGTACATGCATGGGtggacaaacagaaaaaatggataaatgatgTACGAAAAG
Proteins encoded in this region:
- the LOC113818663 gene encoding uncharacterized protein translates to MRAAALVLCLVAVTAPLASATFGLLKAGTAAAGLPLALPAATLGGGLAAVKVLKLLGLKKLKKKFGGLGGGYGGEGLNFGDSFGKLPLPSFAPTPFHGGPPPFYIVPGSYFDGGRKKRDVQQASSFDVTEVKPATLTVQEDDYFSFVFEMDRDGCVQKLVCGLSGNAPEQLSEDGEVIMSLFRSESAPAYTTLGNPKGPFDYAAWIGRTSQSPDFTCSQVYDQCDTSPQQLMERFEASEALGTAEALGAAGALEASQ